The following are encoded together in the Brassica napus cultivar Da-Ae chromosome A9, Da-Ae, whole genome shotgun sequence genome:
- the LOC106416973 gene encoding uncharacterized protein LOC106416973 encodes MAPKEEDGNVNADGNLAEAGEMDELLQEISDVLRSQVDIASLPPVHEDESPLGEKKETTDTSSSCSQGVDRSIQNISSDQETSNEQGTSTNQLFAVSSTTSNVPVTSVEATFQPSSSDITNVETKSVPVNSGEYEMFCRFGAPTMDDALKRRYNLVINESVTKAPVENDRPLPDDEDVTNSIDYTSSDYDETRDRLKMPLSLLPIENVDDSKELSKIDPSSSDHLEAEHVQSGTHESVNQPMPTRQSITTTASSPSRSLSVPMTKALITSTDFVPKRNQQAMNLPQTQRNLPQTQRNQQAMNLPQTQRPPSGQYGNITRPPYLPPSAVLPLQQHGGSTTSNMAHYVTMVTSPYWRPEQNAIYNMPPQSAAAFQQHGRSNMMTFPYWRPEQHGSYNMPQYSAASMVPSAYGSANTFGTWSDNNPANSRFGYEGGVSSNYLPSIQPHQSGDFNAWRPSSSHSPQEQQIWNDVYASMDQQNDGSDPSDETQPTKR; translated from the exons ATGGCGCCGAAAGAGGAAGACGGCAACGTAAACGCCGATGGTAATCTGGCGGAAGCGGGAGAGATGGATGAGCTGTTGCAGGAAATATCGGACGTTCTTCGTTCTCAAg TTGATATTGCTTCGTTACCTCCTGTTCATGAAGATGAGAGCCCCCTAGGCGAGAAGAAAGAG ACCACGGACACGTCATCTTCTTGCTCTCAAGGAGTTGATAGAAGCATCCAGAATATTAGTAGTGATCAAG AGACGAGTAATGAGCAAGGAACCAGTACTAATCAACTATTCGCTGTTTCATCTACTACTAGTAATGTGCCTGTAACCTCGGTTGAAGCAACATTTCagccatcttctag tGACATAACAAATGTTGAAACCAAGAGTGTGCCAGTAAATTCAGGTGAATACGAGATGTTTTGCCGTTTTGGGGCGCCAACAATGGATGATGCTTTGAAGAGGAgatataatttagttatcaaCGAGAGTGTAACTAAAGCTCCTGTCGAGAATGACCGTCCCTTGCCTGATGATGAAGACGTTACTAATTCAATTGATTACACATCTAGTGACTATGATGAAACAAGAGATCGACTTAAAATGCCTCTCTCTCTACTCCCTATAGAGAATGTTGACGACTCAAAAGAGCTGAGCAAAAT aGATCCCTCCTCCTCAGACCATCTTGAAGCAGAACATGTGCAGTCTGGAACTCATGAGTCGGTGAATCAGCCAATGCCTACAAGACAAAGCATTACTACTACTGCATCTTCACCTTCTCGTAGCCTATCGGTTCCCATGACCAAG GCATTGATAACATCCACTGACTTTGTACCAAAGAGGAACCAACAAGCCATGAACCTACCACAGACACAGAGGAACCTACCGCAGACACAGAGGAACCAACAAGCCATGAACCTACCACAGACACAGAGACCTCCTTCAGGGCAGTATGGTAATATCACGAGACCTCCTTACTTGCCACCATCAGCAGTACTACCATTACAGCAACATGGTGGTAGTACTACTAGTAACATGGCGCATTATGTTACTATGGTGACATCTCCTTACTGGCGACCAGAACAGAACGCCATCTACAACATGCCTCCTCAGTCAGCAGCAGCATTTCAGCAACATGGTCGTAGTAACATGATGACATTTCCTTACTGGCGGCCAGAACAGCACGGCAGCTACAACATGCCTCAGTACTCAGCTGCCTCTATGGTTCCTTCTGCTTACGGTTCTGCTAACACCTTTGGCACGTGGAGTGATAATAACCCAGCAAACTCGAGGTTTGGCTATGAAGGTGGTGTCTCAAGCAACTACTTGCCATCGATTCAGCCGCATCAG AGTGGAGACTTCAATGCGTGGCGACCTAGTTCCAGCCACAGCCCACAAGAACAGCAAATTTGGAATGATGTCTATGCATCTATGGACCAACAAAACGATGGGAGTGATCCATCTGACGAAACCCAACCAACAAAACGATAG
- the LOC106362998 gene encoding uncharacterized protein LOC106362998 — MFFHRDSSSFDYPKAEQAQYGDHEHASAFPFDVWQPVNPAQAPPKQSLQRQNAMHRQRYTRELDPRYSASSLNHPMPTRDSITTTASSHGRRSSVSMTKALTTSTDFVPKRNQQAMNPHYSQRQVPSGQYGNITNSPYSPPNQNESYNMPPSAAAFQQQGGSNMALNGNMIIFPYGRPEQNDSYNMPQIAASVAPYAYGSVNLFGNGTSSDNVANSRFGYEGGVSRNHLSSLQQHQSGDSFVGPLSSRRSRQQRKQQLRSDFFAALNQQNDRSDPSDQTQQRLFPRDN; from the exons gtttttccacagaGATTCCTCCTCCTTTGACTATCCTAAAGCAGAACAGGCGCAGTATGGAGATCATGAGCATGCTTCTGCTTTCCCATTTGACGTTTGGCAGCCTGTGAATCCTGCGCAAGCTCCTCCTAAACAGAGTCTTCAGAGGCAGAACGCGATG CATCGACAAAGATACACAAGAGAACTGGATCCTCGATACTCAGCTTCTTCTTTGAATCACCCAATGCCTACAAGAGATAGCATTACTACTACTGCATCTTCACATGGTCGTAGGTCATCCGTTTCCATGACCAAG GCATTAACAACATCTACGGACTTTGTACCAAAGAGGAACCAACAAGCCATGAACCCACATTACTCTCAGCGTCAGGTTCCTTCAGGGCAGTATGGTAATATCACGAACTCTCCTTACTCGCCACCAAATCAGAACGAGAGCTACAACATGCCACCATCAGCAGCAGCGTTTCAGCAACAAGGTGGTAGTAACATGGCGCTTAATGGTAATATGATTATCTTTCCCTACGGACGACCAGAACAGAATGACAGCTACAACATGCCTCAAATAGCTGCCTCTGTTGCTCCTTATGCTTACGGTTCTGTTAACCTCTTCGGCAATGGCACGTCGAGTGATAACGTTGCAAACTCGAGGTTTGGCTATGAAGGTGGTGTCTCAAGGAACCACTTGTCATCGCTTCAGCAGCATCAG AGTGGAGATTCATTTGTGGGGCCACTGAGTTCCAGACGTAGCCGCCAACAACGAAAACAGCAGCTTCGGAGTGATTTCTTTGCAGCTCTGAACCAACAAAACGATAGGAGTGATCCATCTGACCAAACCCAACAACGGTTATTTCCAAGAGACAACTAA
- the LOC106364433 gene encoding two-pore potassium channel 2 produces the protein MANEIDPLLQYLLSPRTNPPQPPLFPLPENDDVTVPITPMTPTEFKNRLIFGPFPRSQRDSSLLIDAISQNLSPPSSSPDTSTVDILLPPPEHNLPPKKTKPTFHRSKTAPAMVAINDLTHPFDLKTERADSKSVVRQAVALLVVYLSLGVLIYWLNRDSYSVVHTHPVVDGLYFCIVTMCTIGYGDITPDTVLTKVFSILFVLVGFGFVDILLSAMVSYVLDLQENYMLEAAKNDSFDEPERKRSYIIDVKKGRMRIRLKVGLALGVVMLCLGFGVLIMHFVERIDWLDSFYFSVMSVTTVGYGDRAFKTLPGRLLAAVWLLVSTLAVARAFLYLAEARVDKRNRERAKRVLGENMSISQFFAADIDHNGCVSKAEFVIYKLKKMEKITDKDIDPIGNQFDRLDKTNSGRITLLDLLETSTNELPTATSV, from the exons ATGGCCAACGAGATTGACCCGTTACTCCAATACCTTCTCAGCCCAAGAACCAACCCACCACAACCGCCTCTCTTTCCCTTACCCGAAAACGACGACGTAACGGTCCCGATAACTCCCATGACACCAACTGAGTTCAAAAACCGTTTAATCTTCGGCCCGTTCCCTCGCTCCCAACGCGACTCCTCTCTCCTCATCGACGCCATTTCTCAAAACCTCTCGCCACCGTCCTCCTCCCCCGACACCTCCACCGTCGACATCCTCCTCCCGCCTCCGGAACACAACTTACCCCCTAAAAAAACCAAACCGACCTTCCACCGCTCTAAAACAGCTCCCGCCATGGTCGCCATCAACGACCTGACACACCCGTTCGATCTCAAAACGGAGAGAGCAGACTCCAAGTCCGTCGTGAGACAAGCCGTTGCTCTCCTCGTCGTCTACCTCTCCTTAGGCGTGCTTATCTACTGGCTGAACCGGGACAGCTACTCGGTGGTCCACACTCACCCCGTCGTCGACGGTTTATACTTTTGCATCGTCACTATGTGCACGATCGGCTACGGCGACATAACTCCAGATACGGTCCTGACAAAGGTGTTCTCTATCTTGTTCGTCCTCGTCGGGTTTGGTTTCGTGGATATATTACTAAGCGCGATGGTTAGTTACGTTCTTGATCTTCAAGAAAACTATATGCTAGAAGCCGCGAAGAACGATAGCTTCGATGAGCCGGAGAGGAAGAGGTCTTATATAATCGATGTGAAGAAAGGGAGGATGAGGATTAGGTTGAAGGTTGGGTTGGCTTTGGGTGTTGTGATGTTGTGtcttgggtttggggttttgattaTGCATTTTGTGGAGAGGATTGATTGGTTGGATTCGTTTTATTTCTCGGTTATGTCGGTTACTACGGTTGGGTATGGAGACAGGGCGTTTAAGACTTTGCCCGGTAGGCTTCTCGCTGCGGTGTGGTTGCTCGTGTCTACTCTGGCTGTTGCGAGGGCGTTTTTATATTTAGCTGAGGCGAGGGTTGATAAGAGGAATAGGGAGAGGGCGAAGAGAGTTCTTGGTGAGAACATGTCTATCTCTCAGTTCTTTGCTGCTGATATCGACCACAATGGCTGCGTTAG TAAAGCAGAGTTTGTGATATACAAActaaagaagatggagaagataaCCGATAAGGACATTGATCCGATCGGGAACCAGTTTGACAGGCTTGACAAAACCAATAGTGGAAGGATTACTCTTCTAGACTTATTGGAAACCAGCACCAACGAGTTACCCACTGCAACTTCGGTTTAG